The following proteins come from a genomic window of Nitrospirota bacterium:
- a CDS encoding DUF4390 domain-containing protein: MLRVSAYLIFSLFLLVSTVSAAEIRGPSVRFDDGRVMVSAALVLDEKHVEEIEKGVSKEIVFYVDLFRVWDTWPDEFVQGSTFVQTLHCDPVKKEYVATSLNGVRLLEKRFSSCRRMLDWALRIPEFSLADTEELEPSRYFVKVTAESRLRRLPPFINLLFFFVREKEFSVSRNSPVFPVNMTDEEAR; encoded by the coding sequence ATGCTCAGGGTTAGCGCATATCTCATATTTTCCCTTTTTCTCCTCGTCTCCACAGTCTCCGCCGCAGAAATCAGGGGGCCTTCGGTCCGCTTCGATGACGGCCGCGTGATGGTGTCCGCCGCGCTCGTGCTGGACGAGAAGCACGTCGAGGAGATTGAGAAGGGTGTCTCCAAGGAGATAGTCTTCTATGTGGACCTGTTCCGGGTGTGGGACACCTGGCCCGACGAGTTCGTCCAGGGAAGCACCTTTGTGCAGACCCTGCACTGCGACCCGGTGAAAAAGGAGTACGTGGCCACCTCCTTGAACGGGGTCCGCCTGCTGGAGAAGCGCTTCAGCTCCTGCCGCCGGATGCTGGACTGGGCCCTCCGGATACCGGAGTTTTCTCTGGCGGACACCGAGGAGCTGGAGCCCTCCCGGTATTTCGTCAAGGTGACGGCGGAGTCGCGCCTGAGGCGCCTCCCCCCTTTCATCAACCTGCTTTTTTTCTTCGTGCGGGAAAAGGAGTTTTCCGTGTCGCGCAACTCTCCGGTCTTCCCGGTGAACATGACGGATGAAGAAGCCCGCTAG
- the hisI gene encoding phosphoribosyl-AMP cyclohydrolase: MDIGQLKYDERGLIPAIVQEADTGEVLMLAYMNKESLRMTLESGYTHFWSRSRQKFWKKGETSGNVQEVRDIHADCDRDTLLVRVRQHGPGACHTGERTCFFTRIGSPREERRDA, encoded by the coding sequence ATGGACATCGGCCAGCTCAAGTACGACGAGCGGGGCCTCATCCCGGCCATCGTCCAGGAGGCCGACACGGGAGAGGTCCTCATGCTCGCCTACATGAACAAGGAATCCCTGAGGATGACCCTCGAGAGCGGATACACCCACTTCTGGTCGCGCTCCCGCCAGAAGTTCTGGAAGAAGGGAGAGACCTCGGGCAACGTCCAGGAGGTCCGGGACATCCACGCCGACTGCGACCGGGATACCCTGCTCGTCAGGGTGCGGCAGCACGGCCCCGGCGCGTGCCACACCGGCGAGAGGACCTGCTTCTTCACCAGAATCGGGAGCCCACGGGAGGAGAGACGAGATGCCTGA
- a CDS encoding histidine triad nucleotide-binding protein — protein MPECLFCKIAAKQIPSSILYEDDKVVAFQDVSPQAPLHALIVPRKHIPGTLELAEADNALLGHMVQVANRLAREKGVAERGFRLVMNTNAEAGQSVFHMHMHVLGGRPMGWPPG, from the coding sequence ATGCCTGAGTGCCTGTTCTGCAAGATAGCGGCGAAGCAAATCCCCTCTTCCATCCTCTACGAGGACGACAAGGTGGTGGCCTTCCAGGACGTCAGCCCCCAGGCCCCCCTGCATGCCCTCATCGTCCCCAGAAAACACATTCCCGGCACCCTGGAGCTGGCCGAAGCCGATAACGCCCTCCTGGGGCACATGGTGCAGGTGGCCAATCGGCTGGCCAGGGAGAAGGGCGTGGCCGAGAGGGGCTTCCGCCTGGTCATGAACACCAACGCCGAAGCCGGCCAGAGCGTCTTTCACATGCACATGCACGTCCTGGGCGGCCGCCCCATGGGCTGGCCCCCCGGCTAG